The Aminivibrio pyruvatiphilus genome includes a window with the following:
- a CDS encoding GNAT family N-acetyltransferase — protein sequence MDSDFSLLIGFQDFEPGRRSFNALARKTFGLDFEPWYRSGYWTKQYIPYSLSRDGEVVSSVSVNFMPMTLEGTGLTMVQIGTVMTDSAFRGQGLSRFLMETVLDEWSPKVDEIYLFANDEVLDYYPRFGFRKSGEVQCTASVSTTFPARAEKVDMEQPEHREKVEQAIRGTRSVSRFSMNNAGLAMFYLTGPMKDRVRYDPETGAYLVAAVEGNLLLLDDVFCEEAVDLDHAVTAFGPEVRRVAFGFSPCMDAGLERTACEEEDTTLFVLKNTLDFREKELRFPALSRA from the coding sequence ATGGACAGTGATTTTTCCCTCCTGATAGGCTTCCAGGACTTTGAGCCGGGGCGGCGCTCCTTCAATGCGCTGGCCCGGAAGACCTTCGGCCTCGACTTCGAGCCATGGTACAGGTCGGGGTACTGGACGAAGCAGTACATCCCCTATTCCCTGTCCCGGGACGGAGAGGTGGTCTCCAGCGTGTCGGTGAACTTCATGCCCATGACGCTGGAAGGTACAGGCCTCACCATGGTACAGATCGGCACGGTGATGACAGATTCTGCCTTCCGGGGGCAGGGGCTCAGCCGGTTCCTCATGGAGACCGTCCTGGACGAATGGTCTCCGAAAGTCGATGAAATCTATCTCTTCGCCAATGACGAGGTGCTGGACTACTACCCCCGGTTCGGCTTCCGGAAGAGCGGGGAAGTGCAGTGTACCGCCTCCGTCTCGACCACTTTTCCCGCCCGGGCGGAAAAGGTGGACATGGAACAGCCCGAACACCGGGAAAAGGTGGAGCAGGCCATACGGGGAACCCGGAGCGTGAGCAGGTTCAGCATGAACAACGCCGGCCTCGCCATGTTTTACCTCACAGGGCCGATGAAGGACCGGGTCCGGTACGACCCGGAAACGGGAGCCTATCTCGTCGCGGCAGTGGAAGGCAACCTTCTTCTGCTGGACGACGTTTTTTGCGAAGAAGCGGTTGACCTGGACCATGCCGTGACCGCCTTCGGTCCGGAGGTCCGCAGGGTGGCTTTCGGTTTCTCTCCCTGCATGGACGCGGGCCTCGAGCGGACGGCCTGCGAAGAGGAGGACACTACCCTGTTCGTCCTGAAGAACACCCTGGACTTCCGGGAAAAAGAGCTGAGATTCCCCGCCCTGTCCCGGGCCTGA
- a CDS encoding AraC family transcriptional regulator, which yields MEKNGDTLPGRSEKNRTRFWRSEYLPGVLFLDGTFLDMKFTRHSHETYAFGVIESGALAFRYRGEDVVASEGMLGMVVPGEVHDGHPALGRGWRYRMAYADPESVRTLTGEPGGKDRGLPFIGRGALESRELAALFRRLIGGLQAGTMDRLTASSLWTAFISELFGRFGEYPAAAPRTSRGSVRAACAFLRENMTRNISLDELAALSSLSPWHFLRTFRDETGLPPHAYLTQLRVRKAERLLRAGHSPSMAAAEAGFADQSHLTRWFRRIVGATPAAFLKEMSPAGARHSRSEGENGHGQ from the coding sequence ATGGAAAAGAACGGAGATACCCTGCCCGGACGTTCCGAAAAAAACCGTACCCGTTTCTGGCGCTCGGAGTACCTGCCGGGAGTCCTCTTTCTGGACGGTACATTCCTGGACATGAAATTTACCCGGCACAGCCACGAAACCTACGCTTTCGGCGTCATAGAAAGCGGGGCCCTCGCTTTCCGCTACAGGGGGGAGGATGTGGTCGCCTCCGAGGGGATGCTCGGCATGGTTGTCCCAGGCGAAGTCCACGACGGCCACCCGGCTCTCGGCAGAGGGTGGAGGTATCGCATGGCCTACGCAGACCCCGAATCCGTCCGTACTCTGACCGGTGAACCGGGGGGCAAAGACCGGGGCCTTCCCTTCATCGGCCGGGGCGCCCTTGAATCCCGGGAGCTCGCCGCTCTCTTCCGGCGGCTGATCGGGGGACTCCAGGCCGGAACCATGGACAGGCTGACGGCCTCCTCCCTCTGGACCGCCTTCATATCCGAACTTTTCGGGCGCTTCGGTGAATATCCCGCAGCCGCTCCCAGGACATCCCGGGGTTCCGTCCGGGCGGCATGCGCCTTCCTGAGAGAGAACATGACACGGAACATCTCCCTTGATGAACTGGCGGCCCTCTCCTCTCTCAGCCCCTGGCACTTTCTCCGCACCTTCCGGGATGAGACGGGGCTGCCGCCCCACGCCTACCTGACCCAGCTCCGGGTACGGAAGGCGGAACGGCTCCTCCGGGCCGGACATTCCCCTTCCATGGCCGCCGCGGAAGCGGGGTTCGCGGACCAGAGCCATCTCACCCGCTGGTTCCGGAGGATCGTGGGCGCCACGCCCGCCGCTTTTCTGAAAGAGATGTCCCCTGCCGGAGCCCGGCATTCCCGCAGCGAAGGAGAGAACGGCCATGGACAGTGA
- a CDS encoding metallophosphoesterase, whose protein sequence is MRLIGILIIATLAAHYSYIYVRLRNAIGPGWKWTSLYLALTLFLVFGSRALWQVDLGDYPEFRKALSYAVYMGLAFFFILFTAFVVLDLVRFLAWLADTLFSTGLRGLLPSPKARAWTAVGFALLVCVYGWFEALNIQPKHVTIETERLPAGTDRIRIAQITDVHLGWIIQEERLARILSVVRAAEPDLVVSTGDLVDDNMEFRDEEIALLRGLTPPLGTYAVTGNHEYHVGVRQAVEFKERAGMRVLRNEHHSVGGLVLVGMDDPSARYYGQEIPPEGDILASLPADRFVVLLKHQPRVEPESVGLFDLQLSGHTHGGQIWPFYWLTRMVYEYRPGLRALAPSPRGGEAYAAEGSRESSVYVSNGTGTWGPPLRFFAPPEVTIFDIVRKPGS, encoded by the coding sequence TTGAGACTCATAGGAATACTGATCATCGCCACACTGGCAGCGCACTACTCCTACATCTATGTCCGGCTGCGGAACGCCATTGGGCCGGGATGGAAGTGGACATCCCTGTACCTTGCCCTCACGCTCTTCCTCGTCTTCGGGTCACGGGCGCTCTGGCAGGTGGACCTGGGGGATTACCCCGAATTCCGGAAGGCCCTGTCCTACGCCGTATACATGGGCCTGGCCTTCTTTTTCATCCTCTTCACGGCCTTTGTCGTTCTCGACCTGGTGCGGTTCCTGGCATGGCTGGCCGACACTCTGTTCTCCACGGGCCTGAGAGGGCTGCTACCCTCACCGAAGGCCCGGGCATGGACAGCCGTGGGCTTCGCTCTTCTGGTCTGCGTCTACGGCTGGTTTGAAGCCCTCAACATACAACCGAAGCATGTCACCATCGAAACTGAAAGGCTCCCTGCCGGAACGGACCGGATCCGCATCGCCCAGATAACCGACGTTCACCTGGGGTGGATCATCCAGGAGGAGCGCCTCGCCCGTATCCTCTCCGTGGTCCGGGCGGCGGAGCCGGACCTGGTGGTCAGCACCGGGGATCTCGTGGACGACAACATGGAGTTTCGGGACGAGGAGATCGCCCTCCTCAGGGGATTGACCCCGCCCCTCGGAACCTATGCCGTCACCGGCAACCATGAGTACCACGTGGGCGTCCGGCAGGCCGTGGAATTCAAGGAGCGGGCCGGAATGAGGGTGCTGCGGAACGAACACCATTCCGTGGGCGGACTGGTCCTCGTGGGTATGGATGACCCTTCTGCACGGTACTACGGCCAGGAGATTCCCCCCGAGGGGGATATTCTTGCTTCCCTGCCCGCAGACCGCTTCGTGGTGCTGCTCAAGCACCAGCCGCGAGTGGAGCCCGAATCGGTGGGGCTCTTTGACCTCCAGCTCTCCGGCCACACCCACGGAGGGCAGATCTGGCCCTTCTACTGGCTCACCCGCATGGTCTATGAATACCGCCCCGGACTGCGGGCCCTGGCACCGTCCCCCAGGGGGGGAGAGGCTTATGCCGCTGAAGGTTCCAGGGAGAGCTCCGTTTACGTGAGCAATGGAACGGGAACCTGGGGGCCGCCCCTCCGGTTCTTCGCTCCGCCCGAGGTGACTATTTTCGACATCGTCAGAAAACCGGGGAGCTGA
- a CDS encoding metallophosphoesterase produces MRKAGILSIMILSALLCTASGGFASAPQAAPSKYPFTLDQGGIPGIGGERSVIVVISDIHLGMDDRYAEIQKNRAPLADFVRKIGRSPNVRELVIAGDFLDEWFIPAGVDTYAGKSQKEFAQAVAANNQEVVDAFNAVIREGKIRVTYVPGNHDLLIDSESMQTVFPGIAEARDVRGLGTYSPEGHPEIAIEHGHRYNFFCAPDPLSNREIAPGSILPPGYFFTRIATLSVVEGKPEPSKIRPAVTPNSLGESQDLEYLYWKIWEGLMNELPIKEDFEEKIIRTNIDGFSEIYAMSDLMPRQAQAGGRIDVNLFRGIQDTWDERQVLNKVAVKIPVREALVKSASAAGTDEQAVVQYFRNPASDKRIVIFGHSHESRMIPSETHDGKKALYVNSGTWIDKNATPTMTFVTVIPKDGERHVGLYQYAHDGTIGTLNTMAVPGF; encoded by the coding sequence ATGAGAAAAGCCGGCATTCTGAGCATCATGATCCTCTCCGCACTCCTCTGCACCGCGTCCGGCGGCTTCGCTTCCGCCCCGCAGGCCGCACCCTCGAAGTACCCCTTCACCCTCGACCAGGGCGGCATTCCGGGGATCGGCGGAGAGCGGTCCGTCATCGTCGTCATCAGCGACATTCACCTGGGAATGGACGACCGGTACGCCGAAATCCAGAAGAACCGGGCTCCTCTTGCGGACTTTGTCCGGAAGATCGGACGCTCTCCGAACGTCAGGGAGCTTGTCATCGCCGGCGACTTTTTGGACGAATGGTTCATCCCCGCCGGTGTGGACACCTACGCCGGAAAGAGCCAGAAAGAATTCGCCCAGGCCGTCGCCGCCAACAATCAGGAAGTTGTCGACGCCTTCAACGCCGTCATACGGGAAGGAAAGATCAGGGTGACCTATGTCCCCGGGAATCACGACCTGCTGATCGATTCCGAAAGCATGCAGACCGTCTTTCCGGGAATCGCCGAGGCGCGGGACGTCCGTGGGCTCGGAACCTACTCTCCGGAAGGACATCCGGAGATTGCCATCGAGCACGGCCACCGGTACAACTTCTTCTGTGCTCCCGATCCTCTATCGAACAGGGAGATAGCTCCCGGCTCCATCCTGCCTCCGGGGTATTTCTTCACCCGCATCGCCACCCTCTCCGTGGTCGAAGGCAAACCCGAGCCGTCAAAAATCAGGCCGGCGGTCACGCCGAATTCCCTCGGCGAAAGCCAGGACCTCGAATATCTCTACTGGAAAATATGGGAGGGGCTGATGAACGAACTGCCCATAAAGGAAGACTTCGAAGAAAAGATCATCAGGACCAACATCGACGGCTTTTCCGAAATCTACGCCATGAGCGACCTTATGCCCCGCCAGGCCCAGGCGGGCGGCCGTATCGACGTGAACCTGTTCAGGGGAATCCAGGACACCTGGGACGAGCGGCAGGTCCTCAACAAAGTAGCCGTCAAAATTCCCGTTCGGGAGGCTCTCGTCAAGTCGGCCTCCGCAGCGGGAACGGACGAGCAGGCGGTGGTGCAGTACTTCAGGAACCCCGCGTCCGACAAGCGGATAGTGATCTTCGGCCACAGCCACGAATCCAGGATGATCCCCTCGGAGACCCACGACGGCAAGAAGGCGCTGTACGTGAACTCCGGCACCTGGATCGACAAGAACGCCACGCCCACCATGACCTTCGTCACGGTCATCCCGAAGGATGGGGAGCGGCACGTCGGGCTGTACCAGTATGCCCACGACGGCACCATCGGGACCCTGAACACCATGGCGGTTCCCGGCTTTTAA
- a CDS encoding DEAD/DEAH box helicase family protein, giving the protein MSNFAFLPDVFRSIAESAARAEGYIRGDPRAACFHARFTLEAAVHWLYRHDPSLSPPYDDSLGALLHEPSFQNLVPQAVFQKTRVIRKLGNRAVHDARPVTESEALQAVKELQHLCYWLALDGTRDREYRVTGMPNREGTGYADYVLWGDDGKPLGVVEAKRTTADPEKGRQQAKLYADCIEAMHGQRPVIFFTNGYETWIWDDTAYPPRRAAGFYSKDDLSRLVTRRTLRKQLDVADVQEGIAGRYYQKRAIGSIFAHFSTSRRKALLVMATGTGKTRTAVALVDAMQRAGWVKRALFLADRVALVNQAVAAFKKHLPESGPVNLVTERDGDGRVYVCTYPTMTGLIDRYGNGEGHFGPGFFDLVIIDEAHRSVYRKYGAVFRYFDSLLLGLTATPREDVDRNTYDLFELEQGVPTDAYELETAVADGFLVPPRAEQVDLKFPREGIDYNTLTDDEKVQWESLDWGDESEEGHLPERVNAGAVNNWLFNGDTADRALRYLMDHGHRVDGGDRLAKTIIFARNHEHAAFLQERFDRNYPRYAGHFARVIDNTVKYAQSLIDDFSGKDSPPHIAISVDMLDTGIDIPEAANLVFFKPVYSRIKFWQMVGRGTRLCPDLFGPGLDKEDFRIFDFCCNYDFFGLKPEGIEGRDALPLAARLFSGRARLLGRLQADPGLDPEGILRKSLGDVLYGEVRSMNRENFIVRMHLGAVDRFRERPAWESLSPSDLGTLTEEVALLPSETGEDRIESRLFDLTVLRMELALAEGDPALFEKHRRRVTEIASLLEEKAAIPAVKERLPFLAAVQEESFWEGIGLEQVEEVRLQLRELAPFLDRKKKTVVYSEFTDEIRGVREVGDRSLPKMTGEQYEKKVKEYIRSHPDLLVIHRLRNNLPLTETDLRGLEGALREIGEEHGEQLLRGLLARKGAPSLSWFVRSLVGLDRTAAREAFSRFLSDRSLTAPQIRFVETVIDQLTARGVMEPSALYEPPFTMLDSRGPDALFSGREKVIRGIFSALDAAHLGLTGLRDTWRVAGGGTERGSGDTFASGEGAEK; this is encoded by the coding sequence ATGAGCAACTTCGCCTTTCTGCCTGATGTTTTCAGATCCATAGCCGAATCAGCCGCCCGGGCGGAGGGGTACATCCGGGGCGACCCGAGGGCGGCGTGCTTCCATGCCCGGTTCACCCTCGAGGCTGCGGTGCACTGGCTCTACCGCCACGACCCATCCCTTTCCCCGCCCTACGACGACAGCCTCGGTGCCCTGCTCCACGAGCCTTCCTTCCAGAACCTGGTGCCCCAGGCGGTTTTCCAGAAAACCCGGGTGATCCGGAAGCTGGGCAACCGGGCGGTCCACGACGCCCGTCCCGTGACGGAATCAGAGGCGCTCCAGGCGGTGAAGGAGCTTCAACACCTCTGCTACTGGCTGGCCCTGGACGGAACCCGGGACCGGGAGTACAGGGTCACCGGAATGCCGAACCGGGAGGGAACGGGCTACGCTGATTATGTCCTCTGGGGCGACGACGGCAAACCCCTGGGAGTGGTGGAGGCCAAGAGGACCACCGCAGACCCGGAAAAGGGCAGGCAGCAGGCCAAACTGTACGCCGACTGCATCGAGGCCATGCACGGGCAGCGTCCGGTCATATTCTTCACCAACGGATACGAGACCTGGATCTGGGACGATACCGCCTATCCTCCCCGGCGGGCGGCGGGGTTTTATTCCAAAGACGATCTTTCCCGCCTCGTGACGCGCCGCACCCTGCGGAAGCAACTGGACGTGGCGGACGTACAGGAGGGCATCGCCGGCCGCTATTACCAGAAGCGGGCCATCGGGAGCATCTTCGCCCATTTCAGCACGTCCCGGCGGAAGGCCCTGCTGGTGATGGCCACGGGAACGGGCAAGACCAGGACCGCTGTTGCCCTGGTGGACGCCATGCAGCGGGCGGGTTGGGTGAAGCGGGCCCTTTTCCTGGCCGACAGGGTTGCCCTGGTGAACCAGGCGGTGGCGGCCTTCAAGAAGCATCTGCCCGAATCGGGACCGGTGAACCTGGTGACGGAACGGGACGGTGACGGGAGGGTGTATGTATGCACCTACCCCACCATGACCGGTCTGATCGACCGGTACGGGAACGGGGAAGGCCACTTCGGCCCGGGTTTTTTCGACCTGGTGATCATCGACGAGGCCCACCGGTCGGTCTACCGGAAATACGGCGCGGTCTTCCGCTACTTCGATTCCCTGCTGCTGGGTCTCACGGCGACTCCCCGGGAGGACGTGGACAGGAACACCTACGATCTGTTCGAGTTGGAGCAGGGCGTCCCCACCGACGCCTACGAACTGGAGACCGCTGTGGCGGACGGCTTCCTCGTGCCGCCGAGGGCTGAACAGGTGGACCTGAAGTTCCCCCGGGAGGGCATTGACTACAACACCCTGACCGACGATGAGAAGGTCCAGTGGGAGAGCCTCGACTGGGGCGACGAGTCGGAGGAAGGGCACCTTCCCGAGAGGGTCAACGCCGGGGCTGTGAACAACTGGCTGTTCAACGGCGACACGGCGGACAGGGCCCTCCGGTACCTGATGGACCACGGCCACAGGGTGGACGGAGGCGACAGGCTCGCCAAGACCATCATCTTCGCCCGGAACCACGAACACGCCGCCTTCCTACAGGAGCGGTTCGACCGGAACTACCCCCGCTACGCCGGACATTTCGCCCGGGTAATCGACAACACGGTAAAGTACGCCCAGAGCCTCATTGACGACTTCTCCGGGAAGGACAGCCCGCCCCACATCGCCATCTCCGTGGACATGCTGGACACTGGCATCGACATTCCGGAAGCGGCGAACCTGGTCTTCTTCAAGCCTGTCTACTCCCGGATCAAGTTCTGGCAGATGGTGGGCCGGGGCACCCGGCTCTGCCCTGACCTCTTCGGCCCGGGACTGGACAAGGAGGATTTCCGCATCTTCGATTTCTGCTGCAACTACGATTTCTTCGGGCTGAAACCCGAGGGCATCGAGGGACGGGACGCCCTTCCCCTGGCGGCCCGCCTCTTCTCGGGGAGGGCGCGGCTTCTCGGCCGCCTCCAGGCGGACCCCGGACTGGACCCGGAGGGAATTCTCCGCAAGAGCCTCGGGGATGTCCTTTACGGGGAAGTCCGCTCCATGAACCGGGAGAATTTCATCGTCCGCATGCACCTGGGGGCAGTGGATCGTTTCCGGGAACGGCCGGCGTGGGAGAGCCTCTCCCCTTCCGACCTCGGGACCCTGACCGAGGAGGTGGCTCTTCTCCCCTCGGAGACCGGGGAGGACAGGATCGAGTCCCGACTCTTCGACCTGACGGTCCTCCGGATGGAGCTCGCCCTTGCCGAAGGAGATCCGGCGCTGTTCGAGAAGCACCGAAGGAGGGTGACGGAAATCGCTTCGCTGCTGGAGGAAAAGGCGGCGATTCCCGCGGTGAAGGAGCGGCTGCCCTTCCTCGCCGCCGTCCAGGAGGAGAGCTTCTGGGAGGGCATCGGGCTGGAGCAGGTCGAGGAGGTCCGGCTGCAGCTCCGGGAGCTGGCCCCCTTCCTGGACAGGAAGAAAAAGACCGTGGTCTATTCGGAATTCACCGACGAGATCCGGGGTGTCAGGGAGGTCGGCGACCGTTCTCTGCCGAAGATGACCGGGGAGCAGTACGAGAAGAAGGTGAAGGAATATATCAGGAGCCACCCGGATCTTCTTGTCATTCACCGGCTGCGGAACAATCTGCCCCTGACGGAGACGGACCTCCGGGGACTCGAGGGAGCCCTGAGGGAGATCGGGGAGGAACACGGAGAGCAGCTTCTTCGCGGATTGCTTGCCAGGAAGGGCGCGCCTTCCCTCTCGTGGTTCGTCCGCAGCCTGGTGGGGCTTGACCGCACCGCCGCCCGGGAGGCCTTTTCCCGCTTTCTTTCGGACCGGAGCCTGACGGCGCCCCAGATCCGCTTCGTGGAGACGGTGATAGACCAGCTCACCGCCCGGGGCGTCATGGAACCTTCCGCCCTCTACGAGCCCCCCTTCACCATGCTGGATTCCCGGGGGCCCGACGCCCTCTTCTCCGGCAGGGAGAAGGTCATCCGGGGCATCTTCAGCGCCCTCGACGCCGCCCATCTCGGCCTGACGGGCCTCCGGGACACCTGGCGGGTGGCGGGCGGCGGAACGGAACGGGGTTCCGGAGACACTTTCGCGAGCGGGGAAGGAGCGGAAAAGTGA
- a CDS encoding DMT family transporter has product MKRYYGKFISSVLLFGSNGIVASHIALGSHEIVLWRTLIGSLFLLAVFILAGGRFGGLRSRKHLAFLLLSGMAMGASWMFLYEAYRRIGVGPATLAYYCGPVIVMVLAPVIFREKPALSRIFGFGAVLLGMVLVNGNEVARSGISWGLACGLLSAVLLAVLVIFNKMAASITGFENAVWQLSASFITVAVFTAVRQGTVTAVPPGSLLPLLLLGFVNTGSGCYLYFSSMQSLPAQSVAICGYLEPLSALLLSAVLLGERLTPVQMAGAALILGGAAFGEFFGRKESAPTGTRTD; this is encoded by the coding sequence ATGAAGAGGTACTATGGAAAATTCATTTCGTCAGTGCTGCTGTTCGGTTCCAACGGCATCGTGGCAAGCCATATTGCGCTGGGCAGCCACGAGATAGTCCTGTGGAGGACCCTCATCGGCAGCCTCTTTCTTCTGGCGGTCTTCATCCTGGCCGGGGGACGGTTCGGGGGGCTGCGCAGCAGGAAGCATCTCGCGTTTCTGCTCCTTTCGGGCATGGCCATGGGCGCGAGCTGGATGTTTCTGTACGAGGCCTACCGCCGGATCGGCGTCGGGCCGGCGACCCTCGCGTATTACTGCGGCCCTGTGATCGTGATGGTGCTGGCTCCCGTGATATTCCGGGAAAAACCGGCCCTTTCAAGGATATTCGGCTTCGGCGCCGTTCTTCTCGGGATGGTCCTCGTCAACGGGAACGAGGTGGCCCGGAGCGGCATTTCCTGGGGGCTGGCGTGCGGCCTGCTGTCGGCGGTTTTGCTGGCCGTTCTGGTGATCTTCAACAAGATGGCCGCGAGCATCACGGGCTTCGAGAACGCTGTCTGGCAGCTCTCCGCCAGCTTCATCACCGTGGCGGTCTTCACAGCCGTCCGGCAGGGAACGGTGACGGCCGTTCCTCCCGGGAGCCTTCTCCCCCTCCTGCTGCTGGGGTTTGTGAATACGGGATCCGGATGCTACCTCTATTTCTCGTCCATGCAGAGCCTTCCCGCCCAGTCCGTGGCGATCTGCGGCTACCTGGAACCCCTCTCGGCCCTTCTCCTTTCGGCGGTCCTGCTGGGCGAACGGCTGACGCCGGTTCAAATGGCGGGAGCAGCCCTGATCCTCGGGGGCGCGGCCTTCGGCGAATTCTTCGGCCGGAAGGAAAGCGCCCCGACAGGGACCAGGACGGACTAA
- the abc-f gene encoding ribosomal protection-like ABC-F family protein, protein MSLINVSHLTFGYEGGLEKIFENVSFRIDTDWKLGFTGRNGRGKTTFLNLLLGRYEYDGSITSSAAFEYFPYPVPDGETDAPAIIRTIAPAAEDWQIAREVSLLDVTEDALRRPFRTLSNGERTKILLAALFLKENSFLLIDEPTNHLDLEARAAVSTYLNRKRGFILVSHDRFFLDGCVDHILSINRANIEVQKGNFSSWWRNRQREDEAERAENERLKKDIVRMQEAARRASDWSDAVEKTKRGVRNSGLRPDRGYIGHKAAKMAQRSTSLERRRQEALEEKSALLRNVEEGEKLKLFPLTFHSPGLAELENVSVRYGDRIVCEAVSFTIGRGERIALRGRNGCGKSSILKLILGERLEYGGTFSVASGLKISWLPQDTEELSGSLTDYAQQSGIDRSLFLAILRKLDFSRTQFEKNIEDYSGGQKKKVLLARSLCEQAHLYLWDEPLNYIDVISRMQITELLLEHRPTMVFVEHDRAFCDEVATRVVDL, encoded by the coding sequence ATGTCTCTGATCAATGTTTCACACCTCACCTTCGGCTACGAAGGCGGACTGGAGAAGATTTTCGAGAACGTGAGCTTCCGGATCGACACGGACTGGAAGCTTGGCTTCACTGGCCGCAACGGCCGGGGAAAGACCACGTTCCTGAACCTGCTGCTCGGCCGTTACGAATACGATGGTTCCATCACGTCGTCCGCGGCCTTCGAATATTTTCCCTACCCCGTTCCGGACGGGGAGACGGACGCTCCGGCGATCATCCGGACCATCGCGCCGGCGGCCGAAGACTGGCAGATCGCCCGGGAGGTCTCCCTGCTCGACGTGACGGAGGACGCCCTCCGCCGTCCCTTCCGCACCCTCTCCAACGGGGAGAGGACGAAGATACTGCTGGCCGCCCTGTTCCTGAAGGAAAACAGCTTCCTGCTCATCGACGAGCCCACCAACCACCTGGACCTGGAGGCCCGGGCCGCCGTGAGCACCTACCTGAACCGCAAGCGGGGGTTCATCCTGGTGTCCCACGACAGGTTCTTCCTCGACGGGTGCGTGGACCACATCCTGTCCATCAACCGGGCAAACATCGAGGTTCAGAAAGGCAATTTTTCGTCCTGGTGGCGGAACAGACAGCGGGAGGACGAGGCTGAGCGGGCGGAAAACGAGCGGCTGAAAAAGGACATCGTCAGGATGCAGGAGGCCGCCCGGCGGGCCTCGGACTGGTCGGACGCCGTGGAGAAGACGAAACGGGGCGTCCGGAACTCGGGCCTGCGCCCCGACCGGGGATATATCGGCCACAAGGCCGCCAAGATGGCCCAGCGGTCCACGTCCCTGGAGCGGCGGCGGCAGGAGGCTCTCGAGGAAAAATCGGCCCTGCTGCGGAACGTGGAGGAAGGAGAGAAGCTGAAGCTCTTCCCCCTCACCTTTCACTCTCCCGGGCTGGCAGAGCTGGAGAACGTCTCCGTCCGCTACGGGGACAGGATCGTCTGCGAAGCAGTGAGCTTCACCATCGGCCGGGGGGAGAGGATCGCCCTAAGGGGCCGAAACGGGTGCGGCAAGTCGAGCATTCTGAAGCTGATCCTCGGGGAGAGGCTGGAGTACGGCGGAACGTTTTCCGTGGCATCGGGGCTGAAGATCTCATGGCTCCCCCAGGACACAGAGGAACTCTCCGGCAGCCTGACGGATTATGCTCAGCAGTCCGGAATAGACCGGAGCCTCTTCCTGGCGATCCTGAGAAAGCTGGATTTTTCCAGGACCCAGTTCGAGAAGAACATTGAAGACTACAGCGGGGGACAGAAGAAGAAGGTGCTCCTCGCCCGGAGCCTCTGCGAGCAGGCCCACCTGTACCTGTGGGACGAGCCGCTGAACTATATCGACGTCATTTCGAGGATGCAGATAACGGAACTGCTGCTGGAGCATAGGCCCACCATGGTCTTCGTGGAGCACGACAGGGCCTTCTGCGACGAGGTGGCCACCAGGGTGGTGGACCTGTAA
- a CDS encoding zinc ribbon domain-containing protein has product MQCSKCGADLPDGAKFCHVCGAEQEAQAGSGKGKRGGRVGYSEKIHDPAFQKYLKNTNRWSSIFAAGLAVIAVAGFFIAGETGAGGMENPESLYIGFGIGGMFLAIAFFQILGRKRSTTWDGVVTDRTVKQKRRKQNTGGDKNDFYWVNYTEYTVEIRSDGGKTHRIVVDDDATLYNYYQVGDRVRHHGGLKTYEKYDKSRDSIIFCNACATKCDIGDDVCFRCGCPLLK; this is encoded by the coding sequence ATGCAGTGTTCCAAGTGCGGAGCGGATCTCCCGGACGGGGCGAAATTCTGCCATGTCTGCGGGGCGGAGCAGGAGGCCCAGGCGGGTTCCGGAAAGGGGAAAAGGGGCGGACGGGTGGGGTACTCTGAGAAAATCCACGACCCGGCGTTCCAGAAATATCTGAAGAACACCAACCGGTGGTCCTCCATCTTTGCGGCGGGTCTTGCCGTCATTGCCGTGGCCGGCTTTTTCATAGCGGGTGAGACCGGCGCGGGGGGCATGGAAAACCCTGAGTCCCTCTACATCGGCTTCGGGATCGGCGGGATGTTTCTCGCCATTGCCTTCTTCCAGATTTTGGGCAGAAAGAGAAGCACCACCTGGGACGGCGTGGTCACCGACAGGACGGTGAAGCAGAAGCGCCGCAAACAGAACACCGGCGGCGACAAGAACGACTTCTACTGGGTGAACTACACGGAATACACAGTCGAAATCCGGTCCGACGGGGGAAAGACGCACCGGATTGTCGTTGACGACGACGCCACACTCTACAACTATTACCAGGTGGGGGACAGGGTGCGGCACCACGGCGGGCTGAAAACGTACGAGAAATACGACAAGTCCCGGGACAGCATCATCTTCTGCAACGCCTGCGCCACAAAATGCGATATCGGCGACGATGTCTGCTTCCGCTGCGGCTGCCCGCTGCTGAAATGA